Within Pyramidobacter piscolens W5455, the genomic segment GCCATATCAGCACGTTCGTCGGCCGTCTGATCCCGGTGATTCGTCAGTATATCTCGCTGCCGGCGGGGATCGCCCGCATGGACCTGACGCGCTTCTGTTTCTATACGACGCTTGGCGCCGGCATCTGGGTCGTCATCCTGACACTGCTGGGCTACTGGCTGGGAGCCAATAAATCGCTGATCCAGCGGTATCTTTCCGAGATCAGCATGGCCCTTTGCGCTGCCTGCGCAGTTATCGTGGCGCTTTATATCTGGCGCCAGAAAACAAGTCAAGAATCAAAAAAGAGTCGATAGCGCGTCTTCTCCACGGCTGGTTCTTCCCGCGGAGAAGACGCTTTTTTGCGTAATAGCAGAAAGGCCGACAGATCAGATCTGCCGGCCTTCTTTTTTAATCTAAAAGGGTTCAATCACTAACGGTCGTCTTACAGACGGACAACGTTAGCAGCCTGAGGGCCCTTTTCACCATCGACGACGTCAAACTCAACTTCTTCGTTCTCCTCAAGGGACTTGTAGCCGTCCATCTTGATAGCGCTAAAATGGACAAAAACGTCCTTGCCCTCTTCGGTGGTGATGAAACCGAAGCCCTTGGTGCTGTTGAACCATTTCACTTTGCCCTTCAAAGTACATGCCTCCAAAAAAAACGTGATGAAAAATCCCGACCAGTTCGGGAGCGCCCGGAGGATTTTCCAGGCACGGGGAAAATATACAACGATTCTTCTGAAATGTCAAACTTGAAATTAACGCGTGCGCGTTTTTTCAAGGATTTTTATGTATCGCGCTTCCCTTCTTCCGCAGAGAAAGCGCGCGTGCATTTTCAAAAACAGTTTTTGCACCGCGCCGCGGAAGTCAAAGGACATTATAGTGCCGCAGTCTTCTAGCCACCTCGTCGCGCCCCAGCAGTTCGATCACTTCGAAGATGCCGGGGCTGACTTTGTAGCCGGTCAGCATGTAGCGCAGGGGCATGGCGATGTCCTTGAGTTTGGCTCCGTTGGCGTCGCACCACTCGCGCGCGAAGGCCAGCATCTGCTCGGGCGTGAGCAGTTCGGGACGAGACAGAAAATCGGTATTGAACTTTTTCAACAGGGCGCGGCGCTCGTCCGTCAGGTCGCTGCCGTCGTAACGGGCCGCCACGGGGACAAAGGTCACCAGATAGTCGGAGAACTCCGCCAGCTCCTTGATCGTCTTGCCGCGGCCGGCCATGATCCCGAAACATTTGCCGAGATAATCCAGGTCGAGTTTGTCGCAGTCCACGCCCATTTCTTCCCAGAACGGACGGACCAGTTCGAATTTTTCCCTGACGGGCATTTCCGTGATGTGTTCCTGATTGATGAAGTTCAGCTTGTCGAAATCGAAGACCGAGGACTTGCGGTTGATGTTGCGAAGTTCGTATTCCTTGATGGCCAGGTCGCGGCCGAACACTTCCACGTTCCCCTTCGGAGCCCAGCCCAGCAGCGCCAGAAAGTTGAAGATCGAATCGGGCAGGTAGCCCATGTCGCGGTATTCGTAAACGCTGGTGGCGCCGTGGCGTTTGGAGAGTTTTTTCTTGTCCTTGCCGAGGATCATGGGCAGATGGGCGAACTTGGGCATCTCCCAGCCCAGCGCCTTGTAGATCAGGACCTGCTTGGGCGTGTTGGAGATGTGGTCTTCGCCGCGGATGACGTGAGAGATCTTCATCAGATGATCGTCGACGACGACGGCGTAATTATAGGTAGGGAAACCGTCGCTTTTGATCAGGACGATGTCCTTCATCACGCCGGTACGGCCGTCGATCAGCGCATCGCTCTTGTAGTCCACGTGGCCGTAGACTTCGTCGTCAAAGCCGATGTCCAGCCCCAGCGGCACTTTGTAGATGACCGCGCTGCCGTCCTTGTAGGCTTTGCCTTCGTCGAGAAGCCGCTGAGCGTATTTACTGTAAAGGTCGAGGCGTTCGGTCTGACGGTACGGTCCGTAATCGCCGCCGACGTCGGGCCCTTCGTCCCAGTCGAGATTCAGCCATTTCATCCCGGCTATGATCGTCTCTTCGTATTCCGCGGTCGAACGGACGCGGTCGGTGTCCTCGATACGAAGGATAAATTTTCCGCCGGTATGACGGGCCCAAAGCCAGTTGAAAAGCGCCGTGTGAGCGCCGCCGATATGCAGCGCGCCGGTGGGGCTGGGCGCGAAACGTACTCTCACTTCATCCGCCATTTATAAAAGTTCCTCCTCACATAATTGGTCCATCGCGTGTACAATAGACAGGCAGCTGCGGAAGAAAATCCGCAGAGATCAGAGAGCATTATAACCTGTCCTGGAGGTTTATGGAAATGTCTGGAAAAAAGATTTTGCTCATCGACGGACACGGGATCGCCTTTCGCGCCTTTTACGCGATCCCCGAACTGAACGCCCCCGACGGCACGCCTACCAACGCGCTGGTCGGCTTCTTCAACATGTTCGCCAGGGTCAGACACGACCAGCGTCCTGACGAGATCTACGCGGCGTTCGACATGAAGGAGCCGACGTTCCGCCACCGGCTCTATCCCGAATACAAAGCCACGCGCCGGCCAACGCCCGAGGAGTTCAAAATCCAGGTCCCGCTGCTCCATGAAATGCTTCCGCTTCTGGGCGTCCACATCATGGAACGTCCTTCGGTCGAGGCCGACGACCTGATCGGCTCGGCCGCCGTGCAGTTCGCGTCCCGCGGCGACGAGGTGCTGATCCTCACGTCGGACAAGGACATCATGCAGGTGCTGCGCCCGGGCGTAAAGATCCTCCGCCCCGGCAAAGGCGTCTCGTCTTTCGAGGAATACGACGTTCCTCATTTCACAGAAAAATACGGTTTTCCCCCGGACACAATGGTCGATTATCTGTCGCTGATGGGCGACTCGATCGACAACATCCCCGGCGTTCCCGGCGTCGGCGAAAAGACCGCTTCGAAATTGCTGCAAAGTTACGGCTCCATCGAGGGCATCATGGAACACGCCGGCGAGCTCAAACCCGCGCTGCAAAAAAAGATCGAAGAACACGGGGCGCAGGCCGTCGCGAACCGCAAACTGACGCGGCTCAAATGCGACGAAGATCTGAGCGAATTCACCTCGAAAGAAGCGGCGGCCGATCTGGAAGCGTTCGGCGCTTTCTGCGCCCGCCTGGGCATGAAAAAAGCGGCCGAATCTCTTGGCGTTACGGCCTCTCAAAAAGAACGCCCCGCCGCGGACCCGCCGGCGGAAGCGGCGCGGCCGTCGCCCGTCAGTACCGGGGACGACTTCGGCGAAGCCGTTCCGTCCGCTGCCGCCATTCCGCTGGACACGATCCTGTGCGCGCCAAGGATCGCGCTCGATCTCGAAGAATCCGGCGCGCCCGTCCCATACACGATCAAAGAAGAAACGCTGCAGTCGCGCCGCGTCATCCTCGCCGCCCCCGACGGCAGCTGGTGGCAGGGCACGCTGGCCGAACTGGCGCCGCGTTTGGACGAACTGTTGGACAACAGGGTCGTCTGTCTCGACGCCAAGGCGCTGTGTTAT encodes:
- a CDS encoding cold shock domain-containing protein; amino-acid sequence: MKGKVKWFNSTKGFGFITTEEGKDVFVHFSAIKMDGYKSLEENEEVEFDVVDGEKGPQAANVVRL
- the gltX gene encoding glutamate--tRNA ligase — its product is MADEVRVRFAPSPTGALHIGGAHTALFNWLWARHTGGKFILRIEDTDRVRSTAEYEETIIAGMKWLNLDWDEGPDVGGDYGPYRQTERLDLYSKYAQRLLDEGKAYKDGSAVIYKVPLGLDIGFDDEVYGHVDYKSDALIDGRTGVMKDIVLIKSDGFPTYNYAVVVDDHLMKISHVIRGEDHISNTPKQVLIYKALGWEMPKFAHLPMILGKDKKKLSKRHGATSVYEYRDMGYLPDSIFNFLALLGWAPKGNVEVFGRDLAIKEYELRNINRKSSVFDFDKLNFINQEHITEMPVREKFELVRPFWEEMGVDCDKLDLDYLGKCFGIMAGRGKTIKELAEFSDYLVTFVPVAARYDGSDLTDERRALLKKFNTDFLSRPELLTPEQMLAFAREWCDANGAKLKDIAMPLRYMLTGYKVSPGIFEVIELLGRDEVARRLRHYNVL